The Dioscorea cayenensis subsp. rotundata cultivar TDr96_F1 chromosome 7, TDr96_F1_v2_PseudoChromosome.rev07_lg8_w22 25.fasta, whole genome shotgun sequence genome includes a region encoding these proteins:
- the LOC120264989 gene encoding UPF0496 protein 1-like, with the protein MGCITSTTINPADYSPAVRRSMGRAISTVTTDAATLHSLSFTALQAATSALVDVERDAFDNIVQLKDEISANPDLLFIVEHYLESSIHALRFFTVLKYSLSKARENELLVRDALLLFEEGQDLSATLEKLQEFKDEGDPFTENFFNEFKLVCEHQQSILHELLLRKQVLDEKLRKVTAWRKVWHIIYSAVFAAVLICSAVLAAMSMPSAVMTVASAASSAMEQLKQWVDSVWERFQKSYEEERRVIQSLGKGTLIAIHELNSMKSLVEDLEEKIRYLIHNADVDPTWRL; encoded by the coding sequence ATGGGTTGCATCACCAGCACAACCATCAACCCGGCCGACTACTCCCCGGCCGTCCGGCGAAGCATGGGCAGAGCCATCTCTACAGTCACCACCGACGCCGCCACTCTCCACTCACTCTCATTCACTGCCCTCCAAGCCGCCACCTCTGCCCTCGTTGATGTCGAGCGTGATGCCTTTGACAATATCGTCCAACTCAAAGACGAGATCTCCGCCAATCCCGACCTCCTCTTCATTGTTGAACACTACCTCGAGAGCAGCATCCATGCTCTCCGCTTCTTCACTGTTCTCAAGTACTCCCTCTCCAAAGCCCGTGAAAACGAGCTCCTTGTCCGTGACGCCCTGCTTCTATTCGAAGAGGGCCAAGACCTCTCTGCCACCCTTGAGAAGCTCCAGGAGTTCAAGGATGAAGGTGATCCCTTCACCGAGAATTTCTTCAACGAGTTCAAGCTCGTGTGCGAGCACCAGCAGTCCATCCTCCATGAGCTTCTTCTCCGCAAGCAAGTTCTAGATGAGAAGCTTCGCAAAGTCACGGCATGGAGGAAGGTCTGGCACATTATTTACTCTGCTGTCTTCGCTGCTGTTTTGATTTGCTCTGCTGTGCTCGCTGCCATGTCTATGCCGTCCGCTGTGATGACTGTGGCCTCAGCTGCGTCCAGCGCCATGGAGCAGCTGAAGCAGTGGGTTGATTCAGTGTGGGAAAGGTTTCAGAAATCTTATGAAGAGGAGAGAAGAGTGATTCAGTCGCTAGGGAAGGGGACGTTAATTGCCATTCATGAACTTAATAGCATGAAGTCTCTTGTGGAGGACTTGGAGGAGAAGATTAGGTATTTGATTCACAATGCTGATGTGGACCCCACTTGGAGATTGTAG